In Xiphophorus hellerii strain 12219 chromosome 4, Xiphophorus_hellerii-4.1, whole genome shotgun sequence, a single genomic region encodes these proteins:
- the katnb1 gene encoding katanin p80 WD40 repeat-containing subunit B1 isoform X1: MAAASSTKISWRLQEFEAHSRTVSCLSLGKNSGRLLATGGEDCRVNIWAVSKANCVMSLTGHKNPVECVQFSVSEEQVAAGSQSGSIRVWDLEAAKSKATSCPPTCYFLFLTCYFLSSVLRTLMGHKANITGLGFHPFGNFLASSSVDTNIKLWDVRRKGYVFRYKGHTDAVRSLAFSPDGKWLASASDDCTVKLWDLFQGKTITEFKSHSAAVGAVQFHPNEYLLASGSVDRSIKLWDLEKFTRVGSLEGDTSAVRCLLFSPDGSCLYSGASDSLRVFGWEPDRCFDTVPVGWGKVSDLAVCNQQLIGVSHQLSSVSSFVVDLKRVKRSGGAVIQGIVRDDRPLTDPAEPRGAALRRNYDRPATACSSHRMKRSDTDRRSPDGERRSQSEDEAEDKQPSAEIHNADDYREIFQPKRAISQTPPRMSEPFPAPPEDESVVVVGRQLKDMMLPSPDKQQAPPLATSTPIQRVEPTVVAFTKPCSPAPSSQPAPPTRPPPLPRVIPSSRNEPLGLNVADFLPSPANHRGGALTDDSALAQINKGHDTMCVMLSSRQRNLQTVRSVWTRDDVKSALDAAVSMNDLSIVVDVLNIVNLQPSLWKLDLCTTVLPQIDKLLQSKYESYMQTGSTSLKLIMKHFWTLICDTLRASPAVGVDITGEERHQKCRECCRYLKNLSNVVKNRAGQTGRHGSAFKELQLLMAPLDEAL; the protein is encoded by the exons AGCTTGACGGGTCATAAGAACCCGGTGGAGTGCGTCCAGTTCAGCGTGTCAGAGGAGCAGGTTGCAGCTGGTTCCCAGTCTGGATCCATTCGAGTCTGGGACTTGGAGGCTGCCAAGAGTAAGGCTACTTCCTGTCCTCCGACctgctacttcctgtttctgacCTGCTACTTCCTGTCCTCAGTCCTGCGGACTCTGATGGGACACAAAGCGAACATCACGGGTCTCGGCTTCCACCCGTTTGGAAACTTCCTGGCCTCCAGCTCTGTGGACACCAAcataaag CTCTGGGACGTCCGGAGGAAAGGATACGTGTTTCGCTACAAG GGTCACACAGACGCTGTGAGGAGTTTGGCCTTCAGTCCGGACGGGAAGTGGTTAGCCTCGGCTAGCGACGACTGCACCGTGAAG CTGTGGGACCTGTTCCAGGGGAAAACCATCACCGAGTTCAAGTCGCACTCGGCGGCCGTCGGCGCGGTCCAGTTCCATCCCAACGAGTACCTGCTGGCGTCCGGCAGCGTCGACAG GAGCATCAAGCTGTGGGACCTGGAGAAGTTCACCAGGGTCGGCTCTCTGGAGGGAGACACGTCTGCCGTGAG GTGCCTGCTGTTCAGCCCGGACGGCTCCTGCCTCTACAGCGGCGCCTCGGACTCCCTGCGGGTTTTCGGCTGGGAACCGGATCGATGCTTCGACACGGTTCCGGTCGGCTGGGGAAAAGTATCGGACCTGGCCGTCTGCAACCAGCAGCTG ATCGGCGTGTCCCACCAGCTGTCCAGCGTCTCGTCCTTCGTGGTGGACCTGAAGCGGGTGAAGCGGAGCGGTGGCGCCGTGATCCAGGGGATCGTCCGGGACGACCGGCCGCTCACCGATCCGGCGGAACCCAGAGGAGCGGCGCTGCGGCGCAACTACGACAGACCCGCCACCGCCTGCAGCTCCCACAG gaTGAAGCGCTCAGACACCGATAGGCGGAGCCCCGACGGAGAGAGGCGGAGCCAGAGCGAGGATGAGGCGGAGGACAAGCAGCCGTCAGCCGAGATCCACAACGCCGACGACTACAGAGAGATCTTCCAGCCCAAACGCGCCATCT CTCAAACTCCTCCCAGGATGTCGGAGCCGTTTCCTGCTCCTCCTGAAGACG AGAGCGTGGTGGTCGTCGGCCGGCAGCTGAAGGACATGATGCTGCCGTCTCCCGACAAGCAGCAG GCTCCGCCCCTCGCCACCTCCACCCCCATCCAGAGGGTCGAACCCACAGTGGTCGCCTTCACCAAGCCGTGTAGCCCCGCCCCCAGCAGCCAGCCTGCCCCTCCCACCAGGCCGCCGCCGTTGCCGCGGGTGATCCCGAGCAGCCGCAACGAGCCGCTGGGACTCAACGTGGCCGACTTCCTGCCG TCCCCAGCCAACCACCGGGGCGGCGCTCTCACCGACGACAGCGCTCTGGCACAGATCAACAAAGGTCACGACACTATGTGTGTGATGCTGAGCAGCCGCCAGCGCAACCTGCAGACGGTCCGGTCCGTCTGGACCCGCGACGACGTCAAG AGCGCTCTGGACGCCGCCGTGTCCATGAACGATCTGTCCATCGTAGTGGACGTCCTGAACATCGTCAACCTGCAGCc cTCCTTGTGGAAACTGGACCTCTGCACCACGGTTCTCCCTCAGATCGACAAGCTGCTGCAGAGCAAATACGAGAG CTACATGCAGACCGGCTCCACGTCGCTGAAGCTCATCATGAAACATTTCTGGACTCTGATCTGCGATACGCTCAGGGCGTCGCCGGCGGTGGGGGTGGACATCACCGGGGAGGAGCG GCACCAGAAGTGCCGGGAGTGCTGCCGCTACCTGAAGAACCTGAGCAACGTGGTGAAGAACCGGGCCGGACAGACCGGTCGCCATGGCAGCGCCTTCaaggagctgcagctgctgatggCGCCGCTGGATGAGGCGCTGTGA
- the katnb1 gene encoding katanin p80 WD40 repeat-containing subunit B1 isoform X2 → MAAASSTKISWRLQEFEAHSRTVSCLSLGKNSGRLLATGGEDCRVNIWAVSKANCVMSLTGHKNPVECVQFSVSEEQVAAGSQSGSIRVWDLEAAKILRTLMGHKANITGLGFHPFGNFLASSSVDTNIKLWDVRRKGYVFRYKGHTDAVRSLAFSPDGKWLASASDDCTVKLWDLFQGKTITEFKSHSAAVGAVQFHPNEYLLASGSVDRSIKLWDLEKFTRVGSLEGDTSAVRCLLFSPDGSCLYSGASDSLRVFGWEPDRCFDTVPVGWGKVSDLAVCNQQLIGVSHQLSSVSSFVVDLKRVKRSGGAVIQGIVRDDRPLTDPAEPRGAALRRNYDRPATACSSHRMKRSDTDRRSPDGERRSQSEDEAEDKQPSAEIHNADDYREIFQPKRAISQTPPRMSEPFPAPPEDESVVVVGRQLKDMMLPSPDKQQAPPLATSTPIQRVEPTVVAFTKPCSPAPSSQPAPPTRPPPLPRVIPSSRNEPLGLNVADFLPSPANHRGGALTDDSALAQINKGHDTMCVMLSSRQRNLQTVRSVWTRDDVKSALDAAVSMNDLSIVVDVLNIVNLQPSLWKLDLCTTVLPQIDKLLQSKYESYMQTGSTSLKLIMKHFWTLICDTLRASPAVGVDITGEERHQKCRECCRYLKNLSNVVKNRAGQTGRHGSAFKELQLLMAPLDEAL, encoded by the exons AGCTTGACGGGTCATAAGAACCCGGTGGAGTGCGTCCAGTTCAGCGTGTCAGAGGAGCAGGTTGCAGCTGGTTCCCAGTCTGGATCCATTCGAGTCTGGGACTTGGAGGCTGCCAAGA TCCTGCGGACTCTGATGGGACACAAAGCGAACATCACGGGTCTCGGCTTCCACCCGTTTGGAAACTTCCTGGCCTCCAGCTCTGTGGACACCAAcataaag CTCTGGGACGTCCGGAGGAAAGGATACGTGTTTCGCTACAAG GGTCACACAGACGCTGTGAGGAGTTTGGCCTTCAGTCCGGACGGGAAGTGGTTAGCCTCGGCTAGCGACGACTGCACCGTGAAG CTGTGGGACCTGTTCCAGGGGAAAACCATCACCGAGTTCAAGTCGCACTCGGCGGCCGTCGGCGCGGTCCAGTTCCATCCCAACGAGTACCTGCTGGCGTCCGGCAGCGTCGACAG GAGCATCAAGCTGTGGGACCTGGAGAAGTTCACCAGGGTCGGCTCTCTGGAGGGAGACACGTCTGCCGTGAG GTGCCTGCTGTTCAGCCCGGACGGCTCCTGCCTCTACAGCGGCGCCTCGGACTCCCTGCGGGTTTTCGGCTGGGAACCGGATCGATGCTTCGACACGGTTCCGGTCGGCTGGGGAAAAGTATCGGACCTGGCCGTCTGCAACCAGCAGCTG ATCGGCGTGTCCCACCAGCTGTCCAGCGTCTCGTCCTTCGTGGTGGACCTGAAGCGGGTGAAGCGGAGCGGTGGCGCCGTGATCCAGGGGATCGTCCGGGACGACCGGCCGCTCACCGATCCGGCGGAACCCAGAGGAGCGGCGCTGCGGCGCAACTACGACAGACCCGCCACCGCCTGCAGCTCCCACAG gaTGAAGCGCTCAGACACCGATAGGCGGAGCCCCGACGGAGAGAGGCGGAGCCAGAGCGAGGATGAGGCGGAGGACAAGCAGCCGTCAGCCGAGATCCACAACGCCGACGACTACAGAGAGATCTTCCAGCCCAAACGCGCCATCT CTCAAACTCCTCCCAGGATGTCGGAGCCGTTTCCTGCTCCTCCTGAAGACG AGAGCGTGGTGGTCGTCGGCCGGCAGCTGAAGGACATGATGCTGCCGTCTCCCGACAAGCAGCAG GCTCCGCCCCTCGCCACCTCCACCCCCATCCAGAGGGTCGAACCCACAGTGGTCGCCTTCACCAAGCCGTGTAGCCCCGCCCCCAGCAGCCAGCCTGCCCCTCCCACCAGGCCGCCGCCGTTGCCGCGGGTGATCCCGAGCAGCCGCAACGAGCCGCTGGGACTCAACGTGGCCGACTTCCTGCCG TCCCCAGCCAACCACCGGGGCGGCGCTCTCACCGACGACAGCGCTCTGGCACAGATCAACAAAGGTCACGACACTATGTGTGTGATGCTGAGCAGCCGCCAGCGCAACCTGCAGACGGTCCGGTCCGTCTGGACCCGCGACGACGTCAAG AGCGCTCTGGACGCCGCCGTGTCCATGAACGATCTGTCCATCGTAGTGGACGTCCTGAACATCGTCAACCTGCAGCc cTCCTTGTGGAAACTGGACCTCTGCACCACGGTTCTCCCTCAGATCGACAAGCTGCTGCAGAGCAAATACGAGAG CTACATGCAGACCGGCTCCACGTCGCTGAAGCTCATCATGAAACATTTCTGGACTCTGATCTGCGATACGCTCAGGGCGTCGCCGGCGGTGGGGGTGGACATCACCGGGGAGGAGCG GCACCAGAAGTGCCGGGAGTGCTGCCGCTACCTGAAGAACCTGAGCAACGTGGTGAAGAACCGGGCCGGACAGACCGGTCGCCATGGCAGCGCCTTCaaggagctgcagctgctgatggCGCCGCTGGATGAGGCGCTGTGA